The genomic stretch catggctccttaactgacgttctaaaatttaatatttgaacatacttttttaaagggcgataaatcaattgctgtgttcgcagtgagaatgctgtttaaatcatattattctggtgtatcctgGGCATTCAAAAAAGCAGGCGATCTCGTTATAGGACGAAGTCAATGCCTTATCTTTCACTTTTGTTTGCTGTGTTttaaaacagacaacagacaaagaatTGATAAAGGGAGGCCTGAGAATCATGAGGgacgtacagacagacggacagacaagttTTCAGAGCCTGGAGATAATGGAGATAACCTCTCTCTCATGAGTTAGTGCTATCTGGCACAACACAATCGCAATAGAacgtcgtaaaaaaaaaaaaaaatctccaaactCGTGTATACACGTACATCgttcattacaacaacaacaaaaaacaacaacaacaacaacaacaaaaaaagaaaaaaaagaaaaaagaaaaagaaaagccggATCTGACCCAAACTAGGGCGTATATAAATCCGATGACAATATCGCTGGCTATAGACCTACAAAAACCAAGTTACAAGCATGTTGGGTGTGGCTGGACTGGTTGTCTTGGTCGTCTTCGTCAATGTGTCGGGTAGGTTATTGGCCAACAATAAAACCGTATTGATCACTGTTGCAGCAAATGAGAGGATTAGTGTATTTGTAGACTGACAGTTTTAACATCGTGTTGATGAAGGGTTTGTAAACGCGTGCATGAATCCATGAAAGTGATATTGTGTGTGGTGAGCAggctctctgtatttctctccacctccacccccctctctcccccccacaccccccttctttcagtctttctcagtctctgtctgtctgtctgtatctttctttccaTTGTTTCTTGTCGTGAAGGGATGGACGGACCATTCTCTTTCAGTGGCCCAAGAAGAGCAGCTGAGCTGTTACGACGGCTGGGTGAAGTTCGGGTCGTCTTGCTATGGGTTCGGTGAAGAGTACGTCTCCTGGGCTGGTGCTTCCGTGAGTATCGTGTGTATgaagacagtcagtcacacacacacacacacacacacacacacacacacacacacacacatggtcatcaGAACaaatctgggcgagaatttgatatTTGTGAAGATTGTATtgcccaaagttacatccccactctctcggccaagagggttttttttaggacagtcggcgtttggatggttcccaaaggtcatcTAGCCCCCATGGttgcggcactaagagccagtgcaatcctgcctcctagttAGATAGTCACAGTCCTTAagaaaagactgagctgtaaatgacttccaattgcagtgaagaaaccattgatcatacagtacAAACAGTACAGTGTATTTACCTATAGCCCATTGTGTCCTCTGGTATGTAGAGCAGCAAGGAAGAACCGCTACTCCTGTCTGTTTGGGGCCAGTCCCTGAACGGTACCcaaggtgtgcttcagggtctgggGCTTCTCCTTCCACTGTCCTGTGTCAGGTGTTCtctacccttcctctctctctctctccccttaccctgtgttctctggccttcctctctctctctctctccttaccctctgttctctggccttcctctctctctccttaccctctgttctctggccttcctctctctctctctccccttaccctgtgttctctggccttcctctctctctctctctctctctctccccttaccctgtgttctctggccttcctctctctctccttaccctgtGTTCTCtggccttcccctctctctctctccccttaccctgtgttctctggccttcctctctctctctctccccttaccctgtgttctctggccttcctctctctctctctctctctccttaccctctgttctctggccttcctctctctctctctccttaccctgtgttctctggccttcctctctctctccttaccctgtgttctctggccttcctctctctctctctccttaccctgtgttctctggccttcctctctctctccttaccctgtgttctctggccttcctctctctctccttaccctgtgttctctggccttcctctctctctctctctccttaccctgtgttctctggccttcctctctctctccttaccctgtgttctctggccttcctctctctctctctctctccttaccctgtGTTCTCtggccttcccccctctctctctctccttaccctctgttctctggccttcctctctctctctctctccttaccctgtgttctctggccttcctctctctctccttaccctgtgttctctggccttcctctctctctctctccttaccctgtGTTAtctggccttcctctctctctttaccctgtGTTAtctggccttcctctctctctctctctccttaccctatgttctctggccttcctctctctctccttaccctatgttctctggccttcctctctctctccttaccctgtgttctctggccttcctctctctctctctccttaccctgtgttctctggccttcctctctctctccttaccctgtgttctctggccttcctctctctctccttaccctgtgttctctggccttcctctctctctctctctccttaccctgtgttctctggccttcctctctctctctctccttaccctgtgttctctggccttcctctctctctctctctctctctttaccctgtgttctctggccttcctctctctctctctctctctccttaccctgtgttctctggccttcctctctctctctccttaccctctgttctctggccttcctctctctctctctccttaccctgtgttctctggccttcctctctccttaccctgtgttctctggccttcctctctctctccttaccctgtTCTctggcctcccccccctctctctctctctttaccctgtGTTAGCATTGGATGGGTCATGGTTGCAGATCTTAGCATTGGGTGGGTCACGGTTGGAGATGTTAGCATTGGGTGGGTCATGGTTGCAGATCTTAGCATTGGGTGGGTCACGGTTGGAGATGTTAGCATTGGGTGGGTCACGGTTGGAGATGTTAGCATTGGATGGGTCACGGTTGGAGATGTTAGCATTGGGTGGGTCACGGTTGGAGATGTTAGCATTGGGTGGGTCACGGTTGGAGATGTTAGCATTGGGTGGGTCACGGTTGGAGATGTTAGCATTGGGTGGGTCACGGTTGGAGATGTTAGCATTGGGTGGGTCACGGTTGGAGATCTTAGCATTGGATGGGTCACGGTTGGAGATGTTAGCATTGGGCAGGTCATGGTTGGAGATGGTAGCATTGGATGGGTCACGGTTGGAGATGTTAGCATTGGGTGGGTCACGGTTGGAGATGGTAGCATTTGGTGGGTCACGGTTGGAGATGGTAGCATTTGGTGGGTCACGGTTGGAGATGTTAGCATTGGGTGGGTCACGGTTGGAGATGTTAGCATTGGATGGGTCACGGTTGGAGATGGTAGCATTTGGTGGGTCACGGTTGGAGATGGTAGCATTTGGTGGGTCACGGTTGGAGATGGTAGCATTTGGTGGGTCACGGTTGGAGATGTTAGCATTTGGTGGGTCACGGTTGGAGATGTTAGCATTGGATGGGTCATGGTTGGAGATggtagcactgtgtgtgtgtgtgcgtgcgtgcgtgtgtgtgtgtgtgtgcgtgtgtgtgcgtgtgtgtgtgtgtttgtgtgtgtgtatgttgtgtgtgtgtgcgtgtgcgtgcgtgtgtgtgtgcgtgtgtgtgtgtgtgtgtgtgtgtgtgtttcttgcagtCTCTCTGCCAAATCTTTGATGGCACCCTGGCAGAAATTGAGACTCCAGAGGAGCAGAACTTTCTGAAACAGCACGCCAAAAGCAATCACTGTAAGACTTATTCTGCAGTTTGTATTGTcaagtttctttgttttgtttttttcctcataatcattataccactctgtctctcctcctcctctctctctctcctctctgtgtgcatgcgtgtgcgtttgtctaagtgtgtgtgtgtgtgtgtgtgtgtgtgtgtgtgtgtgtgtgtgtgtgtgtgtgtgtgtgtgtgtgtgtgtgtgtgttatatttgacagagtgcgtgcgtgcgaaatGTAGGAGTTACAATGTAAACGCAGTTTGTtattttctgttcacacacacaaaaaccccattttttggtgtgtttttcatacatactctacacacacacacacgcacgcacatacactcacgcacacacacacacacacacacacacacacacacacacatatatatatatatatatatatatatatatatatatatatatatatatcaaccagTCATGTCCAAATCTACCCAAtcgtatccacatcaatcagtcgtgtcaatccccccctccccccgccccaccccatcaTCCTGAGACCCAgcgtttgcaaagcgcttagaacttggtctccgaccgagggcaGGCGCGATatcaatattcattcattcatccatccatccatccacccacccacccatccatccacccacccatccgcaACCAGTCCAGCCATCAGTAATTCATCCCAACCCCCAACTGGCTGTCCTGGCAGACCCGTCTCTGTGGATCGGGGGCACGGACATCTTTTCGGAGGGCTACTTCCTGTGGTCTGGCAGCAAGACTCCCGTGAGGAACGGCTACACGAGCTGGGGTCCCGGAGAGCCCAACCACCTGGCGGGCGACAGCAGTGAAGACTGCATGCAGATGTACGCCGGCCACGACTTTGGCTGGAATGACGAGACCTGTGATCATCACAGTCCCTTCGTCTGCGAAGTCAAGTCAGTGGTTCGGGGACTAAAACATGATAATAACACATTCGCATACACAtagatatgcacgcacgcacgcacgcacacactgcgagcacacatacacacaccacttgctggcacgcaacgcacgcacacacgcacgtaggcacacacacacaaaaacctacacactcatacacagacatacatgcacgtacacacacacacacacacacacacacacacacacacacacacttacacacaaagcAAGAACAAAGCaataccgtccccccccccacccacacccccttaaaatgagaacaacacaaaaaaagaaagtgtcagaaggtaggtatgtgtgtgggaggggttgggttagaaagaaaaaaaagtgatagttTGCTAATCAGGAACCCTGGGCGAATGTattcttctgtgtgtatgtggggggtgaggaaggagatatggagggggtgggggggggacggtttGAGGGATAGTATTTTGACAATgtgacggtcacacacacacacacatatatatatactgaatgtTTCAAAGGATTCC from Babylonia areolata isolate BAREFJ2019XMU chromosome 6, ASM4173473v1, whole genome shotgun sequence encodes the following:
- the LOC143283128 gene encoding low affinity immunoglobulin epsilon Fc receptor-like; this encodes MLGVAGLVVLVVFVNVSVAQEEQLSCYDGWVKFGSSCYGFGEEYVSWAGASSLCQIFDGTLAEIETPEEQNFLKQHAKSNHYPSLWIGGTDIFSEGYFLWSGSKTPVRNGYTSWGPGEPNHLAGDSSEDCMQMYAGHDFGWNDETCDHHSPFVCEVKLEM